Proteins encoded within one genomic window of Amorphoplanes friuliensis DSM 7358:
- a CDS encoding response regulator: MNEPLRILIADDHPLFRKGLRALLATMPQTEVAGEATNGVEAVRLAGELRPDLILLDLHMPGGDGLTAIRRLATVAPQTHILVVTMFDDDDSVFAALRAGARGYTLKDTDDDEMIRAITAVGHGEAIFSPSIAGRIIAFFAQRPSQPATPFPSLTPSEHNVLQLLARGLPNETIAGRLNLSHKTVRNYVSAIFSKLHVASRAEAIVRAREAGIE, from the coding sequence ATGAACGAGCCCCTCAGGATCCTGATCGCCGACGACCACCCGCTCTTCCGCAAAGGGCTGCGGGCGCTGCTGGCGACCATGCCGCAGACCGAGGTCGCCGGAGAGGCCACCAACGGGGTCGAGGCCGTACGCCTGGCCGGCGAGCTCCGTCCCGACCTGATCCTGCTCGACCTCCACATGCCCGGCGGCGACGGCCTCACCGCGATCCGCCGGTTGGCCACGGTCGCCCCGCAGACCCACATCCTCGTGGTGACGATGTTCGACGACGACGACTCGGTCTTCGCCGCCCTCCGCGCCGGCGCCCGCGGGTACACCCTCAAGGACACCGACGACGACGAGATGATCCGCGCGATCACCGCCGTCGGGCACGGCGAGGCCATCTTCAGCCCGTCGATCGCAGGCCGCATCATCGCCTTCTTCGCCCAGCGACCGTCCCAGCCGGCCACACCGTTCCCGTCCCTGACCCCGAGCGAGCACAACGTCCTGCAACTGCTCGCCCGCGGCCTGCCCAACGAGACGATCGCCGGCCGTCTCAACCTGAGCCACAAGACGGTCCGCAACTACGTCAGCGCCATCTTCAGCAAGCTCCACGTCGCGAGCCGCGCCGAAGCCATAGTCCGCGCCCGCGAGGCGGGCATCGAGTAG
- a CDS encoding sialidase family protein: protein MPEQHFDGLRDYAGTASRQPDFAVVQQRARGVRRRRAVLTSVTAAAAVLVATGLGYATTNGQGDVSVSDPSPAPTETADPGGDWQPRMTNVVGGSATDLYGIYERCRECGPELYASADAGRTWKRRAEPPQTPQNADPRIPTITSLGQGLLAWHDGRILTPSDLDGTGKEVPATDGLWTSVDGGRTWKAAAVDTTPVSVLPPGTRPVDCVLADLKPPCKIYAVDPVTGRFAPLAAQPTGITIEEGWTNLTNVPPGDTVWIPGLDPQTRKPAVAVSADRGRTWRTHVFTDGVPAEADNGFTPTMYLPAIASGPDGLAYVLTYRKDLRMDPYRTTDGGVTWKRGQSTDETPDGGFVTADGAHVIKTGDRFLISTNGGDYEPVTLPGYPEELLELTQVTSRQATDLYVVSSEGDAYISGDGRTWRQAEGP from the coding sequence ATGCCTGAGCAGCACTTCGACGGTCTGCGTGACTACGCCGGCACCGCGAGCCGCCAGCCCGACTTCGCCGTTGTCCAGCAGCGTGCCCGCGGGGTCCGCCGGCGCCGCGCGGTGCTGACGAGTGTCACGGCCGCCGCGGCCGTCCTGGTCGCGACCGGTCTCGGGTACGCGACCACCAACGGCCAGGGTGACGTGTCGGTGTCCGACCCCTCGCCGGCGCCCACCGAAACGGCGGATCCCGGCGGCGACTGGCAGCCCCGGATGACCAACGTCGTCGGCGGCAGCGCCACGGACCTTTACGGCATCTACGAACGCTGCCGCGAGTGCGGCCCGGAGCTGTACGCGTCCGCCGACGCCGGCCGCACCTGGAAACGCCGGGCTGAACCCCCGCAGACGCCGCAGAACGCCGACCCGCGGATCCCCACGATCACCTCCCTGGGCCAGGGGCTGCTGGCCTGGCACGACGGGCGGATCCTCACCCCGTCCGACCTGGACGGCACCGGGAAGGAGGTCCCGGCGACCGACGGACTGTGGACCTCCGTCGACGGCGGCCGCACCTGGAAAGCCGCCGCGGTGGACACCACGCCGGTCAGCGTGTTGCCGCCGGGCACCCGCCCGGTCGACTGCGTCCTGGCCGACCTGAAGCCGCCCTGCAAGATCTACGCCGTCGACCCCGTGACCGGGCGGTTCGCCCCGCTGGCCGCTCAGCCCACCGGCATCACCATCGAGGAAGGCTGGACCAACCTGACCAACGTCCCGCCTGGTGACACCGTGTGGATCCCGGGACTGGACCCGCAGACACGGAAACCGGCCGTGGCGGTCAGCGCCGACCGTGGCCGCACCTGGCGCACCCACGTGTTCACCGACGGCGTGCCGGCCGAGGCGGACAACGGCTTCACCCCCACCATGTACCTCCCCGCGATAGCCTCCGGCCCGGACGGTCTGGCGTACGTCCTGACCTACCGGAAGGATCTCCGCATGGATCCGTACCGCACCACCGACGGCGGCGTCACGTGGAAGCGCGGCCAGTCGACGGACGAGACCCCGGACGGCGGTTTTGTCACCGCCGACGGCGCCCACGTCATCAAGACCGGCGACCGGTTCCTGATCAGCACGAACGGCGGTGACTACGAACCGGTCACCCTCCCCGGGTACCCGGAAGAGCTGCTGGAACTCACCCAGGTGACGTCCCGCCAGGCCACCGACCTGTACGTGGTGTCCTCCGAGGGCGACGCGTACATCTCCGGGGACGGCCGGACGTGGCGACAGGCAGAAGGGCCGTGA